Within the Strigops habroptila isolate Jane chromosome 15, bStrHab1.2.pri, whole genome shotgun sequence genome, the region TTCACATCACCCCCTCCAAAGgtgtgcaaacagcagcagctctgagcttTGGCAGGTCCTACATCCTCTGAGTGCTCACCAGAGCCCACTACTgagccccatccctgtcctggGGCTCGGTTttacagtgtgtgtgtgcaaaggCCTCAATATAGGAACCAGCTGCTGGCAGTTTCCAGCCCCCAAACTGCTCCTCGCATGGGCCTCGCCACGGGGGTGTCccctgggatggggctggagccaGCCTCATTCTCTTCCTCTATGTCATGGGAACTATGGCTGGGAGAAGTTCTGGAGCAGAAGCATAGGGGGTAACACCAGTGATGGCAGCAAACGTGCCCCCCTAAACATCCAGCTGCTTGGAGGCAGCAAACCAACACAAACACCCCAGGTAAGCCCTACTACCGTTGCCCAAAGAGCTCCCATCCCACAGAGGATCCCTATTAAGGATCATCCCCATTAGAGACCCCGTTACTGGTGGTGGAGGAGCACTGCTATCTGGATGGCACGGAGCTGTTTCCACCCCTCACTGCCCGGATCTGGGTGCACGGGAGGCAGATGCTGCTCACactccaccaccaccaagcTCCCTCCCTGCACACGGCAGAGGGTGCTGGAAGGGTGGCATGGGGACAACGCAGCCCTGTcctggggaaggagggtggTGGTGCAGCCTGGCAGGACCCATCTCCATAGCAAATCCAGCCATGGAAGCACGGCAGGAACCTGGGACTGGGGACAGCAGGGGCCAACGTGTCCTGTGTTAAGTGCCTCCAGTGCAGAGCAGATGTTtagaagagcctggctcccaGAAACCTCCACTGGGAGCCTCGTTGCCAGAGCATGCAAAGAATCCCAGCGCCGAAGCACAGCCAAGACACCCAGCTCTATGCGGAATCAGCATCTACAGATGCAGGCAGCACAGTGGCTTTTGGGGACAAGCGTGTCAcgctgggagctgctggatcCTCTGGCCTCCATCCTGCACTCCTTGCCTTCCTTGAGCCAGAGCCTGTCTCAAGGATGAGGTTGTTTTCCTGCCCTTTTCCCAAACAAGGTCTCCAACCAGACCAAAAAACCCTCTGAGTCCACCGAGCCCTCGCTTGTGGACAGCAGAGATCTGGCTGATTGCGTGGGGTTggatttcttcctcctttccagctGTTAAATTGCATTATAGacagttaaaaatacatcacATACTTTCCTAATGTGACTTTTCCGTGGTAAGCAAGCAGCACGGCAGCACCGAGATGCTGGAGGTCACGGAGAGCTGCTTGCTCGTGTCCAAGGATGGCCAAGCAAGTGGTTCTGATGGTTTCCAAATGTGTGGCCCTAAATTTGGGTCCTACAGAAGGGAACTGAGTGGTCCCACAGCAACTCGGGCCTCGGCAGCCTGATCCTCAGGCTCACTGCctcttgcctcagtttcctcccTTGGAAAAGCATTTATGGTCCATCCCCTGCGATGAGATCTCACATTAACCAAAACTTGGCGTTCTCTGTTGGGCTTTACAGAAAAAGGGTCTTGCACAGGGATCAGAGGTCAGTAGAAGTCCAGGCTTGAGCTAGAAATGAGCTGTTAACAGCATTATAGGAGAAAAGCCTAATTCCTGAGTGAAATGCCAGTGGGACACGGCCTGGCTGGAGCCCCACAGTGGGCATGGAGCAGTTCCAGGGCGGCTGAGCTCAGCCTAAGGCAGAGGCATTGCTGCAAGCCATGTGTGAGCTTGGATTAATCTCCCCTTCTAGCAGCACAGCAAGCTGCACTAAGGTCTGGGTGGGTGGAAAAAATAACTCCTTTTGGTTTGCTACAGCACTGGAAGGAGCAACCTACATCCCCAAGGATGGGGTCCCTCACGGCTGTGGGAAGGCaaggggaaagcaaaagcaatctCCCCTCGGCTCCCAGTGCTGGGAAGGTGTTTGCATCAACCCCCTCCATCCCAACCAGGCCGCATCGACCAAGACCAACCCCGACAGACACCTCCTCAACCTCTCATAGGACTGATGCCATGGCCCCAGCATGGGCTtgggctgcagagaggagccCAGCACCCCAAAGCAGCCAGGGCACCTTGGACCCCAGTAAGGAgctggatggggaggagagcCTGCGAGAGGGCAAGGAAGGAGTTaactccccagcactgccagccccccctcctgcttctctgctAACTTTGGGAGGAAGGGAATAGCATAAAGGTAAGagtggaggaaggagagaggagacaGATGAGAGAAGGAGCAAGCGAGGGAGAAGGGGGAGCGGGAGAGAGGAACAGACGGCAGAGAGGGAGAGCGTGGGGGGGAAGATGCTGACgcttctcctccatctctgcGAGAGGCAGATAGAGGGGagcaaggggagaaaaaaaaagaaggcaaagacCAAGGGAAcatgggagagggagaaggaaggagccGGAGCGAGGGAGCATGTGTGAAAGTCGCAGTGAGAGAAGGGGCCTCTTTGATTCCCCTGCCTCATACCAGACAGTGTCTAGACTGCAGCAATTATTGTCAGCTCAGAACACCCAGGCATTGCCATTTCAGCTGAAAGGGAGCTTAACaaagagcaaggaagaaaaaaacctacccTGCCGGCACAGAGCTGGTCTCCCTCCAGCACAAGGGGCTCTTCGGAGGGTCCTCCATCACCCCAAGCCCCCAGTCCCAGGTGCCCTCACAGTGGGGGGAGCAAAGAGTTTGCTTGGAGCGAGGTGGCCACGGTGTGTGAGCAGTTCCTGGCCCAACCCCGGGGTctttggctggttttggggtgcacCCACTGAGCTCAGCTGTCCCTGCAAGCCCAGGTTAtggggtgcagggctgggagacCCCCGGGGAGGTTGGAGGTGGCCCAGCAGAGGGGCAGCTTCCCCAGCGGGCAGCATTCAGCTGTGAGTGCCCACGGAGCTGCTCCCCAGGCCAACAGCAGATGGTCAGACAGACACCTCAGCGTCACCACGGAGCCTGGGGGATGAACATGCCTCCTCTGAGCAACGGGGATGTGGCCATCGAGCTGGGCACCTTCCCCTGCTTGGGGACCCTGATGCAcgctgctccagcagctcttcagctcCCCTGGGGGTCAGGAAATGATGGGAGGTCACATGTGTAAAAATCACAGCGATAAAAAccatccctcctctcctccatcctgttacctcaccaccaccaccggAGGAGTTACCCCTTCCCCTCTCAAGCCCTTTGCCCTCTGAAGGGCTTTTGTGCCTTTGGAGGTCTGGGATGCGGCCGAGCCTCGCAGGAGGGAATTAACGCCCAGCGCTGGCAGAGAGTCAGGAATTCCTGCCATCCGCTGGAAACACCCGCCCCGTGCCCACCCCGGCTCTGGTGAGAGCCAGCTCCAAATACCGCGGAGGGGAAGAGGTCAGGAGGAGAGCTCGTGTGCCCTGTCTCTACCATACCCATAGTTTTGGAGGTGGTGATGATCCCACCCCACTGTCCATGGGGCTGCCCTGCACATGAGCCCCTTTGGGCTCATCCCCAGCACCACCCACCTTCAAACTTTGGGTGCAAAGAGCAGCAGGGCCAAGTGACCTTCCCCACTGGCGGATGGCACCAGGGACTGGCCCCACAGAGGCTCAGGACCAATCTGCTGGGGAAGGTGGCTGATCCCTGCAGATGCCAGAGCACAGCTCAGGTTTAATTAGCACTTTTAATGCTTGGAAAGGAGGCGCCAGGGAGTACTCAGCGGGTTGGACATGTTTTCCTCACTAGTGGTCCGGGCTGGCAACAGGGAAGCTTCCCCAGGTCCAGCTTGATCAATGATGCCCTGGGGTCTAAGACATGGGAAATAGCCTTGGCAAGCCCTGTTTGGACCCCTCAGAGCAGGGGCATCTCTGCCAAAAGGGGGTTTTGCATTAGAGCCAAACAGTTGGCATGTTCTGCCAGCGTGGGATGCAGTTTGAGAGGTGCCTGACCCCACGCTagctcagctgagctgtttGTCCTTGTCCCTTCTCTGTCTTTGGGGAACAACATCCACTTTCTGGCCAGGTCCCATCATGTCTGCTAAACCAAGGACTACTCCCTTGGGTACATGGCACTGATGTTGCTGTGTGGATGAAATCAGCCCCACTCAGGATCTGACAGACCAGAGGAGATGGCAGCAGAAGTCCCACAAAGGACCAGGATGGCAAAACTTGCCTTTTGTGAGGGACTTGTCGCCTGGTTTACCTTGGTTGGCCATGGCGTGTCTGAAGAGATGATGCTGTTTCCTGGTGAGGATCACAGTTCCTATCACCATCCCATTGCAGCAGTGccctcagctcccagcaccacGGTGCTGAGCTCCCTCACATGCTGTTGCAGTAGCATCACTTCTGCGTCTCGGGTACAGGGTCTCCAGCTCTGGCAAGGCCCTGCACCCAGGGTTTGCAATGCTCCAGCATTGGAGGATGCTGAGCTTCCAACAAGTGTGGgtgctgcagagaaataaaatacataaaatacttgGGATGAGCAGTGGTGAGTCTTCATCTTGTGAGCTTGGGACATAAAGTCTTTGACATTCACAGGGAACTTTTGGGCAGCCTGCCCTGACCCAGGGGACCATGAAGAGGACCTGCAACATGACATGGTGGGCTTGGGGAAGTGTTTCCCCAAAGATCTGCCAACTGCAGGGCTTTGAAACTACCACCCCAGGGCCCTGTACCACAGACCAAACCCAGCCATGGAATGCAGTGGGGCTGCCACTGAGGCCTCCCTGAAGTTCTCTGATGCTGGACTCCCACCAAAGCGTGGTGAGGCAGTGCAGGAAGGAGGaccttgtcttctccatgataCCTCCAGTGTCCCTCTCTGGCCTATCTTCCAGAGCAACTTGGGGGGCCCCAGCTCCCCACAGTGCCCCTGTGAGACCCAACCCTGCAGAGATGCAGCCCCCAAAGCCTCTAAGACGTGCCCATTGCCAGGCCCTTTCTGAGTCCCCCAGCTCTGAACCAGCCATGGTCCCAAGCTCccaagcagcagggagaggagggatcCGGGAAGCCACAGCCACCGGTGTACGTGCCCTGTTTGTGTGCGAGGGAAACCGGCCGCATCCTGCTCCCCGAGCCCGCAGACTTGTGCCGGGAGaggatggagctggtgaaggcACAGGGGGCAGCCGGGGCTCTGCGGGCACAGCCAGGCCTGGCCCCGCTGCTTCCCATCCCTGCCACCGCACCAGGACCATGCGGGGACGCACGGGTCCATCCCCGCACCACGCAGGACCCTTTCTCGCCTTCTCAACCCTGTGCGAATCGCTCTGCAAATGCCAATTGCCTGTTTTCCAGTTCCTGCAGATTtacccctcctccccccaccctgatcccccccccccccttttccttcctttcttcttcctgggttaaaaataatcaagtttCTGGGAAGCGCAGCCCCTGCTGCGCCTGCCTCCCTGCACTCGCGCCCCGGAGAATAGCTCCGCTCCCGGCTCTGCTCCGGCCCCTCCTCGctgctctctccttcctcctccccaccccctaCAGGGATCTGACTAATATGCTCGGGCTCTGCTTGCCAGCTCAGCGGGAAAGGAATTTAACCATTGCCTGGCCTGGAGGGAACGAGCGGAGAGACCGGACGTTCCCCCCCTAAAGAGAGGAGAGACTCTTTCTCCATCACCCAGCACCCCTGGGCTGGGTCCCTGCATGGCCACGCTCCCCTGGGTGCTGGCCAGAgggtgatggaggaggaggaaggatgtgTGGTGCCAGCACCCCATGGTAGTGGCAGTCCCAGCCCTGAGCCCCTCGTGGGTGCAGTAAGCCCTGTGGGCTCCCTCGGAGGTGTCCTGCCTTCCCTTAGCCCACGCAAGGTGAAACGCAGCACCCCAGGTACAGTGGTCCCCGTGGGTTGGCTCATGGGAGCAACTCATCCAGCCATGGATGCTCCCTGGGCACCCTGCAACTCACCACAGGCCTCAGCGCAGGGTGAAGGTGGGAGCTGGGTACCACAAGATGCTGCTTGGGGGTCATGATGCTGCTCGGGGGGTGCAGTGGGAcccacagctccagccccacagccctgaGGAGCACGAGGAGAGCCCTGGACATGGGGATTTgtggctcagccctgctgcagtgcagttctggcaggagccagcagcccTCTGCCGAGTGCTGGGACTCAGCTTCTTCTTCATCACAGTGGGTAGGAAGCTGCAAGCAAAAGCAATGTCACACGTGGGTAACAAGCAAAAGCTTCTCTGTCCCCCACAGCTAAACCCAGTGCTAAAAAAGCTGGTGTTTGTGCAGACCCCCTGCGCTCCCCTCCCTTTGCCAGCCAGGCTCTGATTTAGCAGcacagaaggagctggagcCATGGCTCTGTTTTACAGCAGGACAAGCAAAGTATAAAGCTTTGACCAAGGTTATCCCAGAAAGGCTGTGGCAGAGGTAAGAGCCgaccccccctccccaaggCGTCAGCTCACTGGTGTATTGCAGCATCTCCTGTTCTGCCACAAACTCCCCCTGAAATCTCCTGCAAGGCCAGGAATCCTAAGCCCAGCACCCCAAGAGgcactgctgagctcagctAACCCCTGTGCTGACTGGCTCAGCTCTGTGCCAAGGCACAAACCATCCCAAAGGAGGATACTACCTTCTTGGAGCCCGCTGCTGGGCAAGCTGTAACCCCGGGCCCTGTGGAGATGGGTCTGGGGAGGATGAAAGGGCACCAGGCATGAAGCAGGGACTGGGAGAGCACAGGAAAGCTGCATCCAAGGGTGACCCTTTAGCTGCTGGGATGCTCCATAGAGTGGGGTCCAACATACGCCAGGAGAAAGGGGTTGTGCTGGCAAGAAGGAATCTGAAAGAGGAAGATGTCTCCTCTCCAAATCCTCCCTTAAATGGCAGTTCTGCTGGGAAATAGGATGGAgctcagtgtttgttttctctgcaggacCTGAGCGCGGCTCAGCCTGGGACTGCAGAGTGAGGCTGGGCTCCGGGCTGACACAGCCCCGGCTCGGCTCTCACGAACATCCCTCCAGAGCCATTGCTGGGGGTGCAAGAGAGGAGGGGAATAAGCATCCAGCTCACTCCCATCTCAGCTTTCTACCCTGGTTACAGGGCTCGAGGCAGCAGGATGGGTGCATGGGGGAGCTGTGAGCCCTTCCTGTGCACCAGGAGATGCACAGCAGAGCCTCTCTGGCCCCTCACAGCCGACGGTCATGGGATGAAGCAAGTGATGGCAGGACAGAGGCAGAAGCCGGGGCAGGGCCAGGCTCAGTCAGAGCAAGGACACTCTTGTTTGCTCCCCCATCCTAAATCCCCCGATGCCTTGGagctcctcccagccctgccagccccacgGGCCCTGCAGCAACCTCAGCAGCCAGGAAATGCTGGGATTGAgaaactgcaggcagcaggatgagACATGAGCCAGCGCAAGCAGGATGTGACTCGGGGGTGACTGGGACCGCCGCAATGGTGTCACCAGGAAGCGGTACCTGGGGCCCATCCTGTACCCTCCCTCTCATGCTCCTCATGGCCAAGTCCCAGCTCGCCACCCAAGACAGCAGGTCCCGTTTGTGTTCCACCACCTAAATCCTCTGTTAACAGCAGAGCCCTGTCTTCTCCCTCCATCCACGATAGGGTTTTGctttcctgcccttcccaggGCTGTTCCTGTCACCACAGCGCCCCAGCCTCATCACCCATCTGTGTGGCAAACCTGGTATTGCCCAAGGATTTTTCAGCACAGACTGGATAGCAGTGGTGGGAGGTTTGGGGTGAAGGAGAGCTCAGACACTGGGTAGAccttccccttgtcctgctTCACATCAGCCGCTGTAGCactgcaggaaaggagaaaggagaggatgaaggagaaacagagaaaaaaccacaacaacaacaaaacaacagaagcaATTTTTGGCCTGTCCTCTCCGTGTGCCATGGTCCCTGATGGGCTCCAGCACATCCTCACATTTCATAGCTCCAGCATGGCCAAGGAAATCCAACTGAACAGCCACTGCTGCAACACTGCCTGCTTGGGAGGAGAGATCAAACCCCAAGCACAAGCCATAGCACTCAATCTattaaaagcaagaaggaaTGAGTTAAGAACCCCCCTGCCACCCTAAAATGCATTAAACCCATTAAAACCCAAAGACCCTGATGGGCAAGACTGGACACAGAGTCACTGGCTTTGTGGCAGTTCAACCCCAGCTTCAGCTCACCCTGGTATGAGAGCAGAGGAGTCAGTATTGTGCTGATCCATCAAGCAAGAGGACTCATGTTACTGGTCCAGTGAGGTCCTGAGGGTGCTCAGAGCCACCCCACGCTGCTGCAGGGCATGGGACAGCTTTGCAGAAGGGGTATGTCCCTTTCCTTTGCAGGGGAATGGCTCACACAAGTGTCACAAAAAGCCAGTGCTCAGCAAAGAGCTTTAGCTGGGTTAGTGCCCTTCCAGCCAAGGAATTCAACTCAATTCCCAACACTCGGGCTCACCAGCCATCCCTCCACACGAGGAATTATTTGCCCCAGATGAGGAAAACCGGAGCAACAAGGAGATGGATCCAGCAGTTGAATCTAGTAAAGCCCAAAGTTGGATGAGCTGCTTCcttgctgtggggcaggacaccagggagatgtggggctgtggggcagagcccaGGACACCCAACCCACTGCAGCCCCTGGTAGCTAAGGGCCTCCCCCATCCTTATGGAAAGACATATGATGGAAAGGACCCTGTTACACAAACAGCTCTGACCCTGCCCACCAGGCAACAGAATCTCAAGGGCTCCAAGATGCTGCAGttctccttttccatctctctgcACAGGCAGGTCAGCAAAGCACAAGGACGCGTTCCCAGAGTACAGAAAGCTCCAGAGCTTGGTTGGGAGAGAGGAATGGGAATTCAGGAATGCAGTTTAGCCTGGAGGCCAGGGGATCCTCCTGGGACATATACCTCTGGACCCAGGAGGATGCAGGAGCAACCAACCACATCACAGCAACTCCCTCAAGCATCACAGTTGCTCTCTGGGTAACACACTATCTCCAGTGTGGGGCCAAACCTTTATCCTCCATCCATGATCCAGGAGAGCCTCTATTGCCCAGAAAACATGAGATGTTTTTCTATGGCCAGCTCTAACCCTGGCATGGAGGCATCAGATGTGGGGCTGAAAGGGGCTTGTGCTGTGCTCTACTCACTGGGTGCCTCCCATCTGAGAGCTGACAGAGATTGTGTTTGCTTGGCTTTGAGGAATAGTGGATTTATCACCAACTGGAAGATTCAGAAAGGCTGAATCATCCTGAAACTCAGGGTGAAGCTGAAAAAGTGTCtcaagtgaaaaagagaaatacctATGttgggcaggggaggaggatTTGAAGATCTCAAACCACCTTATTCCACCACTCACAGGATAATTGTTGTATTTGGGCATTTTCTAAAAGAATCTTTTTGATTTTACCATTCCCCAAAATCtatatttttcagttcaaaaagCGATCCCCATGTAAAAGAAGAGACCTCATTAAAATCAGGCAACCCCCAAATataacaaaccaaaaccctttCAAACATTCTGGCTTTACCCAGCACAACCACTTACACCGGTCTGGGGTATATTATGGAATCTTTTTTgacattattttccattttgccaGAAATCACTTCCTAAATCCCTCTTCTGGGTTGACATCATCCAATTCCCACACTCAAAATGTTCCCTTTGTGCACCAGCCAACACTCTCCATTCATTTTCCCAGCAACATGGTACTCCACCAATGGACCAGACCCACTGGAGTAACTACCTCCTCCAAGAAGCATGAGCACTTTGGTTCACCTTGCTCACAGAGCTCTGAGCATCCCTCACAGGACCCTCACCCAACCTCCAAACCCTGGTTATTGAGGGAGATTTAAGCCTCCTTAATAACTCAACAACCCAACAGCCACCTCTACTTTTACATTGGAGGGGAAACAGAGTCTCTTCTCAGGAGAcctgctttccaacccaacccaatTCCATCCAATCCAATCTGACTCAACCCAACCCAACTTTCTCCTTGCCACCACTCATAGCTCCCAgtctccatccccatcacccAGACCGGGTGGCATCATGCCCAACTCCAAGCTCACCATACAGCCATAGGAAGAGGGATTTACCACCCCAAAAGAGCAGGTTTCCCTAAGGCTGCCGCAGCGGAGGTTGGAGGGGGGGTGTCAGACAAAGAGATGCCGGGCTGCACTTCCAGCCCCTGCGCCTGGCTGCggagacaagcagcagcaggactgtgcTCTGCAACCCCAGGCAAAGAGATGGAACCCCAGGAAAGTAGCAAACAAGTTGAGGTGTAAATGCGGGCTGTATCCACGGCACTTGAGCGCGGTTCGTTATCTCTGCTTACACTGGAGCCGGTGGAGCCGGGTTTGAGAGAGGAGCAGAAATCTCAGCAATTAAAGATATGTCGTGTCAAAAAACCTCTAAACTGATTAAAGTTGAAGGCTCcgttttcttcttttcatcagAGAACGGaatcaaaacctgcctggaaaGACGCACTCCCCCCGTTCCCAGCGCTCCGAAGGCAGCGCCTGCATCCGTCCTGCTGTGTCCCTGCATTTTAATTACCACCTTATTAATATTCATGAGACTAGGCACTCAAGGGGGATTGCAGTCTgtcattctctctctctttctcttttccccccctttccaACCTCTCTCGGCTGAATCcataggtttttttcccttccccttcccaacaGTTGGcgtgcagcagagctgtgcgGCCGCGTGTCCGTGTGGCCCCGAAGGCGAGGAGCATGcaaggggctgcaggg harbors:
- the LOC115617061 gene encoding uncharacterized protein LOC115617061; amino-acid sequence: MVLVRWQGWEAAGPGLAVPAEPRLPPVPSPAPSSPGTSLRARGAGCGRFPSHTNRARTPVAVASRIPPLPAAWELGTMAGSELGDSERAWQWARLRGFGGCISAGLGLTGALWGAGAPQVALEDRPERDTGGIMEKTRSSFLHCLTTLWWESSIRELQGGLSGSPTAFHGWVWSVVQGPGVVVSKPCSWQIFGETLPQAHHVMLQVLFMVPWVRAGCPKVPCECQRLYVPSSQDEDSPLLIPSILCILFLCSTHTCWKLSILQCWSIANPGCRALPELETLYPRRRSDATATACEGAQHRGAGS